In Rutidosis leptorrhynchoides isolate AG116_Rl617_1_P2 chromosome 2, CSIRO_AGI_Rlap_v1, whole genome shotgun sequence, one genomic interval encodes:
- the LOC139888317 gene encoding DNA (cytosine-5)-methyltransferase CMT3-like yields MLNNSSPEINPIPADNDVNFVKIPPQHSNSIPDIVNQGSQEMNFNTNDAQSDTSPLTLHDSVYNDDVSLVQNLNPSSTPVNSVLSSSLIQLSNSMSEMVNNGSLKMNLNLNDSKSDASPFTLRDSVYEEEALLVPVLNGTSIPVNSVLNPGLIQHSNSVSEIINEGSVEMNSNLNDSQSDASPLTLHDSVFNDDFVPVPSTELNPSSSHVLSVPSLPRSTLSESVITTKCMSENDTVTETRPTSNVLIVGTPDSQKSPGNERESVMKVRRSPRLSTPVVSQVIKMNAGSKRGNGGHKKLGLAADASSLVKTVSECEFELQEDVQVKTGIVGNDVSCKTRVLSSKKQRKVKNVCSFVGEPVSEKEAQERWGWRYELKGQRREGQSWILNVGEEDEVHINVECHYLHADVGGCIFSLGDCAHIKGEGKQPHIGKIVEFFKTSDNKSYFRVQWFFRAEDTVMKDVASFHDKKRVFSSNLMNDNLLECILSKVKVIEKAPTLGFQSTSIQPSEYYCDMEYSVKYSTFRSLVSSATDSSVANCDLTMPNNLDANNMAITTTPYKPELSLLDLYAGCGGMSTGLCHGAKLSGVKLVTRWAIDYHKSACDSLKLNHPETEVRHTTAEDFLELLKEWEKLCKKYVLNDHDIIIPETSSEITESPLLDDDVAPEEYEVASLVDICYGDPSMTGEHGLKFKVRWKGYDDPSEDTWELIDGLSDCEGHIRDFVRSGYKSKILPCPGDVDVICGGPPCQGISGYNRFRNTDDPLNDEKNRQIIVFFDIVKFLNPKYVLMENVADILRFDKASLARYALSRLVHMNYQARLGIMAAGAYGLPQFRLRVFLWGAHPHEKLPQFPLPSHEVIVRYFAPAEFEKHTVAYDEGQPRKLEEVVVLRDAISDLPSVTSHEDREEMEYDKPPETEFQKYIRLTKDEFTGSVPKGVTDYRSSVLTDHRPYKLSEDDYHRVCYVPHRKGACFRDFPGVIVDGNNTVHRDPTKQVLLPSGRPLLPDYVFTFEKGKSRRPFARVWWDETVPTVVTFPNCHNQKALHPEQDRVFTLRECARLQGFPDHYRFCGNVKERYCQVGNAVAVTVSKTLGYALGMAFRKLSGDEALMTLPPGFAFQIPPFDESSAEL; encoded by the exons ATGCTCAATAACTCTTCACCTGAAATTAATCCGATTCCGGCCGATAATGATGTTAATTTCGTCAAAATCCCGCCTCAACATTCCAATTCAATACCAGACATTGTCAATCAAGGATCTCAGGAGATGAATTTCAATACAAATGACGCTCAATCGGACACCTCACCTTTGACATTGCACGATTCTGTTTACAACGACGATGTTTCACTGGTTCAAAATTTAAACCCTAGCTCAACACCTGTTAACTCGGTACTAAGTTCCAGCTTAATTCAACTTTCTAATTCAATGTCAGAGATGGTTAATAATGGATCTCTGAAGATGAATTTGAACTTAAATGATTCTAAATCTGACGCCTCGCCTTTCACCTTGCGTGATTCGGTTTACGAAGAAGAAGCTTTGCTGGTTCCGGTACTAAATGGTACTTCGATACCTGTTAACTCGGTACTAAACCCCGGCTTGATTCAACATTCCAATTCCGTGTCAGAGATAATCAATGAAGGATCTGTGGAGATGAATTCGAACTTGAATGACTCTCAATCTGATGCCTCGCCTTTGACATTACACGATTCTGTTTTCAATGACGACTTTGTGCCAGTTCCGTCGACGGAATTAAACCCTAGCTCATCACATGTACTGTCTGTTCCAAGTTTGCCTAGATCTACATTAAGTGAATCGGTTATTACTACCAAATGCATGTCTGAAAATGATACCGTGACTGAAACACGACCGACTTCGAATGTGTTGATTGTTGGTACACCGGACAGTCAGAAGAGTCCAGGAAATGAACGGGAATCGGTTATGAAAGTGCGAAGATCTCCGAGGTTATCGACTCCGGTGGTGTCTCAGGTAATAAAAATGAACGCTGGTAGTAAACGAGGTAATGGCGGTCATAAAAAGTTAGGATTGGCTGCTGATGCTTCATCTTTGGTGAAGACTGTGTCAGAGTGTGAATTTGAGTTGCAGGAAGATGTTCAAGTGAAAACTGGTATAGTGGGTAATGATGTTAGCTGCAAGACTCGGGTTTTATCTAGTAAGAAACAAAGGAAGGTGAAAAATGTATGTTCTTTTGTTGGGGAGCCAGTTAGTGAAAAAGAAGCTCAAGAAAGGTGGGGATGGCGTTATGAATTGAAG GGTCAAAGACGTGAGGGACAGAGCTGGATACTAAA TGTTGGTGAAGAGGATGAAGTGCATATAAATGTTGAATGTCATTACCTTCATGCTGATGTTGGTGGATGCATTTTCAGTCTTGGAGATTGTGCACACATAAAG GGTGAAGGAAAGCAACCACATATTGGTAAAATTGTAGAATTCTTTAAAACATCTGATAATAAAAGTTATTTTAGAGTACAGTGGTTCTTCAGAGCTGAAGATACG GTTATGAAAGACGTGGCTTCTTTTCATGACAAGAAGCGTGTATTTTCCTCCAATTTAATGAATGACAACCTATTAGAATGTATACTTTCTAAAGTGAAAGTTATAGAAAAAGCTCCTACG CTAGGTTTCCAATCAACCTCCATTCAACCATCTGAGTATTATTGTGACATGGAATATTCTGTAAAGTATTCAACTTTTCGCTCCTTGGTGTCTTCTG CTACAGACAGTTCGGTTGCAAATTGTGATTTGACTATGCCAAATAACCTTGATGCTAACAATATGGCCATAACTACAACTCCATATAAACCCGAACTGTCATTATTGGATCTTTATGCTGGTTGTGGTGGAATGTCAACTGGACTTTGTCACGGTGCAAAACTTTCTGGTGTTAAACTAGTAACG AGATGGGCAATTGATTATCACAAGAGTGCATGTGACAGTTTGAAATTAAATCATCCGGAAACAGAA GTTCGGCATACAACCGCCGAGGATTTCCTGGAATTATTGAAGGAATGGGAAAAGCTATGCAAGAAATATGTATTAAATGACCATGATATAATAATACCTGAAACTAGTTCAGAAATTACTGAATCACCCCTACTGGATGATGATGTGGCTCCTGAAGAGTATGAAGTGGCGAGTCTTGTTGATATATGTTATGGAGATCCGAGCATGACTGGCGAGCACGGGTTAAAATTTAAG GTGAGATGGAAGGGTTATGATGATCCAAGTGAAGATACATGGGAACTCATTGATGGGTTGAG TGATTGCGAAGGCCACATACGAGATTTTGTTAGAAGCGGATACAAGTCTAAAATATTGCCTTGTCCA GGTGATGTAGATGTTATATGTGGTGGTCCACCATGCCAAGGGATTAGTGGTTATAATCGATTTCGAAACACTGATGACCCATTAAATGATGAAAAGAATCGGCAAATTATTGTCTTCTTTGATATAGTGAAATTCTTGAATCCCAAATATGTGTTAATGGAAAATGTTGCTGATATCTTAAGATTTGATAAAGCCTCTCTTGCAAGATATGCTTTAAGTCGTTTGGTTCATATGAATTATCAAGCTAGACTTGGTATTATGGCTGCTGGTGCATATGGTCTTCCACAATTTAGATTACGTGTTTTTCTGTGGGGTGCTCATCCTCACGAG AAACTACCTCAATTTCCACTTCCCTCACATGAAGTTATTGTTCGATATTTCGCTCCAGCTGAGTTTGAG AAACATACAGTCGCTTATGATGAAGGGCAACCCAGAAAACTTGAAGAAGTGGTTGTGCTTCGTGATGCCATCTCTGATCTTCCATCT GTTACAAGCCATGAAGATCGTGAAGAGATGGAGTATGATAAGCCTCCAGAAACAGAATTCCAAAAGTATATTAGGTTGACAAAAGATG AGTTTACTGGTTCTGTTCCAAAAGGAGTTACCGACTACCGAAGCTCTGTTCTCACAGACCATCGACCGTACAAGTTGTCTGAAGATGATTACCATCGAGTGTGTTATGTACCACACAGAAAG GGAGCATGTTTTAGAGACTTCCCTGGAGTAATAGTGGATGGTAATAATACGGTTCATCGAGATCCAACCAAACAAGTATTACTTCCATCCGGAAGGCCGTTATTACCAGATTATGTATTCACTTTCGAAAAGGGAAAATCTAGAAG GCCATTTGCAAGGGTATGGTGGGATGAAACTGTTCCTACTGTTGTAACATTCCCAAATTGTCACAACCAG AAAGCATTACATCCAGAGCAGGACAGAGTTTTCACATTACGAGAGTGTGCACGATTGCAGGGCTTTCCAGATCATTATAGATTTTGCGGCAATGTTAAAGAAAG GTACTGTCAGGTAGGAAATGCGGTTGCTGTTACAGTATCGAAAACCTTGGGGTATGCCCTTGGAATGGCTTTCCGAAAATTAAGTGGAGATGAGGCACTCATGACTCTACCACCTGGTTTCGCATTCCAAATACCCCCATTTGATGAATCTTCTGCAGAGTTGTAA